A single Pyxicephalus adspersus chromosome 8, UCB_Pads_2.0, whole genome shotgun sequence DNA region contains:
- the ZNF644 gene encoding zinc finger protein 644 isoform X2, whose amino-acid sequence MEESQISAESTDANEHLKEDTNFNSLEENVYTKVQACESPVKKISSLTVPEELSRDRSEKALSKVQGSQLVQEGATTVSSENPVLPKETINGPVSYTSNKTSILNTDSISFSTDHPVDLQTNLCSSSKVVYDLQPTKNSVQMSSQQVLFLLPDVAHAKKETHSNLKHPTSSLIGCETSNGDSVTSDSTLVGLIDEYGDMKTFSVNEMQNQMQSCSSGVDSVEANNANFNTDRDSVNNEKTEETEKNCVVRVQKKRKRKMDGSKITRCYSEDAYSDVNMSKKSKLLNIHIMENSDEEQVIAPHKYELIKIKSESSLDDTEEHLPKEAIEAFNHYVYSPVCDYSGETSPVHVDPFFSSDIQSCESQSPPTCTSDQEPSFYPCTKCNVNFREKKHLHRHMMYHLDGNNHFRHLNVPRPYACRECGRTFRDRNSLLKHMIIHQERRQKLMEEIRELKELQDEGRSARLQCPQCVFGTNCPKTFVQHAKTHEKDKRYYCCEECNFMAVTENELECHRGIAHGAVVKCSVLTSDLPQRKYQKKTLKNSYFLSSKKPTPFNCKICPFTAPTRYILKKHMEYVHPSSSLDQFNGPIVIKQEPFSDNELESENKEFANPPSFPKNSVLKQDAKRPYGSIGQSNSFTKLYRKHKIQKARKSAAQSVVSGPSISPNKSLLFTSNDQKKRYYKTKKHSRMNHTYIYNQKWDGYKPLKKSHIFPLNLKKEEGNSSHQLSSSPDLQEECLIMDPHNRHPGRLVGFKDRVAVKRVRRSDLETPVTEEDMDSYPDFLQKMTYVVLKKLDSSDKKDDYDSWDNNELCSYNTESPEDAYNSPTKKAVYPIFKDQTTEHQLSEDNGLHYSNSDGFYFEYYEDGEGDGYMHEICDADMENAESALPGHSSLFHWSDLALEKKSCPYCPATFETGVGLSNHVRGHLHRAGLTYEARHVVSPEQIATSDKMQHFRRTGTPTKRVRKVIEKSESPSEHTCALCGGWFDTKIGLSNHVRGHLKRLGKNKWDAHKSPICVLNEMLQCEEKYEQLLKILNNRRPFQRPAHRTFSAHRPSRNDSSKTNAASTEEHCNGLQNDAGSEQVFEEGLCPNECDETCQPGDKTFLFPEFVKVKKSGENKNSESSQKVNQTARKRMTQKCLHSLNEDCSLMCSSQKNFDFALHPGMSAKIKTCINCNTTFTSAVSLSNHMRAYSRKKSAGLLTGTVVDCRQKKSRSRSGSKKKMLSLPHSADEVYVLRCRFCGLVFRGPLSVQEDWIKHLQRHIVNANLPRTGAGMVEVEPLLKKPPSITETNVPSLLIAEAAT is encoded by the exons ATGGAGGAGTCCCAAATAAGTGCTGAAAGTACTGATGCTAATGAACACCTCAAAGAGGACACCAATTTCAACTCTCTTGAGGAAAATGTATATACGAAAGTACAAGCCTGTGAATCCCCTGTTAAGAAAATTAGTTCATTGACTGTGCCTGAAGAACTATCAAGGGACAGGTCCGAGAAAGCCTTAAGCAAAGTTCAGGGTTCTCAATTAGTACAAGAAGGTGCTACTACTGTCTCTAGTGAAAATCCGGTCTTGCCTAAAGAAACAATTAATGGGCCAGTTTCATACACCTCAAATAAAACTTCCATCCTGAATACAGACAGTATTTCCTTTTCCACAGACCACCCTGTAGATCTGCAAACAAATTTGTGTTCATCTTCAAAGGTGGTTTATGATCTTCAACCTACAAAGAACTCTGTACAGATGTCAAGTCAGCAAGTTTTATTCTTGCTACCTGATGTAGCACATGCCAAGAAAGAAACCCATTCCAACCTTAAACATCCTACCTCCTCTTTAATTGGTTGTGAAACATCTAATGGGGATAGCGTAACATCAGATAGCACATTAGTAGGGCTGATAGATGAATATGGAGATATGAAAACTTTTTCTGTGAATGAGATGCAAAATCAGATGCAAAGTTGCTCTAGTGGCGTTGATTCTGTGGAAGCAAACAATGCTAATTTCAATACCGACAGGGACTcggtaaataatgaaaaaacagagGAGACGGAAAAGAACTGTGTTGTAAGGGTACAGAAAAAGCGTAAGCGAAAAATGGATGGTAGTAAAATAACTCGTTGCTATTCGGAAGATGCTTATAGTGATGTAAATATGTCGAAGAAGTCAAAGCtattaaacatacatataatGGAAAACAGTGATGAAGAGCAAGTGATAGCTCCGCACAAGTATGAATTAATAAAGATCAAGTCTGAATCTTCTCTTGATGACACAGAAGAACATCTTCCAAAAGAAGCTATAGAGGCATTCAATCATTATGTGTATAGCCCTGTTTGTGACTATTCCGGGGAGACTTCACCAGTTCATGTAGatccatttttttccagtgacataCAAAGTTGTGAGTCACAGTCACCACCAACATGCACTAGTGATCAAGAGCCATCCTTTTACCCTTGCACAAAGTGCAATGTGAATTTTAGGGAGAAGAAACACCTTCATAGACACATGATGTATCACTTAGATGGGAATAATCACTTTCGACACCTTAATGTTCCACGGCCATATGCTTGTAGGGAGTGTGGGAGAACTTTTAGAGACCGAAATTCACTTCTTAAACATATGATTATTCATCAGGAACGACGGCAGAAACTGATGGAGGAGATTCGTGAACTGAAAGAGCTCCAAGATGAAGGCAGAAGTGCCCGTCTGCAGTGCCCACAGTGTGTGTTTGGAACCAACTGCCCAAAGACTTTTGTGCAGCATGCCAAAACCCATGAGAAAGACAAGCGATATTACTGCTGTGAGGAGTGCAACTTTATGGCTGTTACTGAAAATGAATTGGAGTGTCATAGAGGTATTGCTCATGGAGCTGTGGTAAAATGTTCCGTTTTAACTTCTGATCTACCCCAAAGGAAGTATCAGAAAAAGAccttaaaaaattcatattttctttcttctaaaaaGCCCACACCTTTTAACTGTAAGATATGTCCATTTACTGCACCAACCcgctatattttaaaaaagcacatgGAATATGTACATCCATCATCTTCCTTGGACCAGTTTAATGGTCCCATTGTTATTAAACAAGAACCATTTTCAGATAATGAACTTGAATCTGAGAATAAAGAGTTTGCAAACCCCCCTTCTTTTCCAAAGAATTCTGTCTTAAAGCAGGATGCGAAGAGACCGTATGGGTCCATTGGTCAAAGTAACAGTTTTACAAAGTTGTATAGAAAACACAAGATACAGAAAGCTCGAAAAAGTGCTGCTCAGTCTGTTGTCAGTGGTCCTTCAATATCCCCAAATAAATCTCTGCTTTTCACTAGCAATGACCAAAAAAAGAGGTACTATAAAACTAAAAAGCATTCAAGGATGAATCATACCTATATATACAATCAAAAGTGGGATGGCTACAAAcccttaaaaaaatcacacattttccCACTGAACTTAAAGAAGGAAGAGGGTAATTCTTCACATCAGCTTTCCAGTTCACCTGATCTTCAGGAAGAATGCTTAATTATGGATCCTCATAACCGACACCCAGGTAGACTAGTTGGCTTCAAAGACAGGGTAGCAGTTAAAAGGGTGCGGAGATCAGACCTTGAAACGCCAGTCACGGAAGAAGATATGGATAGTTACCCTGACTTCCTTCAAAAAATGACTTATGTTGTACTAAAAAAACTTGACTCGTCTGATAAAAAGGACGACTATGATTCATGGGACAATAATGAGCTTTGCAGTTACAACACAGAATCACCAGAGGATGCATATAATAGTCCAACAAAAAAAGCAGTTTACCCAATTTTTAAAGACCAAACAACAGAACATCAGCTCAGTGAAGACAATGGTTTACATTACAGTAATAGTGATGGGTTTTACTTTGAGTATTACGAAGATGGTGAGGGAGATGGTTACATGCATGAAATATGTGATGCCGACATGGAGAATGCAGAATCTGCATTACCAGGGCATAGTTCTTTATTCCACTGGAGTGATTTAGCTCTTGAAAAAAAGTCTTGCCCATACTGTCCTGCTACTTTTGAAACAGGTGTTGGATTATCGAATCATGTTCGTGGACATTTACACAGAGCCGGATTAACTTACGAAGCTCGCCATGTGGTGTCCCCAGAGCAGATTGCCACAAGTGATAAAATGCAGCACTTTAGGAGGACAGGAACGCCTACTAAGCGTGTAAGGAAAG TAATCGAGAAGTCGGAGAGCCCTTCTGAGCACACGTGTGCACTGTGTGGAGGCTGGTTTGATACGAAAATTGGATTATCAAACCATGTTCGAGGTCACCTGAAAAGACttggaaaaaataaatgggaTGCACACAAATCACCCATATGTGTTCTGAATGAAATGCTGCAATGTGAAGAAAAGTATGAACAACTCCTAAAGATTCTTAACAATAGGCGCCCATTTCAAAGACCAGCTCACAGAACCTTCTCAGCACACAGGCCTTCCAGAAATGACTCCTCTAAAACCAATGCTGCATCTACCGAAGAACACTGCAATGGCTTACAAAATGATGCTGGATCTGAGCAGGTATTTGAGGAAGGGCTGTGCCCAAATGAATGTGATGAAACTTGTCAACCTggggataaaacatttttgttccctgaatttgttaaagtaaaaaaatcaggtgaaaataaaaactcAGAATCTTCTCAAAAGGTCAATCAAACTGCAAGAAAGAGGATGACACAAAAATGCCTTCATTCTTTAAATGAAGATTGTTCATTGATGTGCAGTTCGCAGAAGAACTTTGATTTTGCCTTGCATCCAG GTATGTCAGCAAAGATCAAAACCTGTATAAACTGCAATACGACCTTTACAAGTGCAGTTAGTCTATCTAACCATATGCGTGCATATTCCCGGAAGAAGAGTGCTGGTCTCCTAACTGGAACAG TTGTGGACTGCAGGCAAAAGAAGTCAAGATCACGGTCTGGAAGCAAGAAGAAAATGCTCTCTTTGCCACACAGTGCAGATGAAGTTTATGTTTTGAGATGCAG gTTCTGTGGGCTAGTCTTTCGTGGACCTCTATCTGTACAAGAAGATTGGATAAAGCATCTGCAACGCCACATTGTCAATGCAAACCTTCCACGGACTGGAGCTGGAATGGTTGAAGTGGAACCGCTTTTAAAGAAACCCCCTTCAATTACTGAAACAAATGTCCCTTCTTTATTAATAGCTGAAGCTGCCACATAA
- the ZNF644 gene encoding zinc finger protein 644 isoform X1 produces MEESQISAESTDANEHLKEDTNFNSLEENVYTKVQACESPVKKISSLTVPEELSRDRSEKALSKVQGSQLVQEGATTVSSENPVLPKETINGPVSYTSNKTSILNTDSISFSTDHPVDLQTNLCSSSKVVYDLQPTKNSVQMSSQQVLFLLPDVAHAKKETHSNLKHPTSSLIGCETSNGDSVTSDSTLVGLIDEYGDMKTFSVNEMQNQMQSCSSGVDSVEANNANFNTDRDSVNNEKTEETEKNCVVRVQKKRKRKMDGSKITRCYSEDAYSDVNMSKKSKLLNIHIMENSDEEQVIAPHKYELIKIKSESSLDDTEEHLPKEAIEAFNHYVYSPVCDYSGETSPVHVDPFFSSDIQSCESQSPPTCTSDQEPSFYPCTKCNVNFREKKHLHRHMMYHLDGNNHFRHLNVPRPYACRECGRTFRDRNSLLKHMIIHQERRQKLMEEIRELKELQDEGRSARLQCPQCVFGTNCPKTFVQHAKTHEKDKRYYCCEECNFMAVTENELECHRGIAHGAVVKCSVLTSDLPQRKYQKKTLKNSYFLSSKKPTPFNCKICPFTAPTRYILKKHMEYVHPSSSLDQFNGPIVIKQEPFSDNELESENKEFANPPSFPKNSVLKQDAKRPYGSIGQSNSFTKLYRKHKIQKARKSAAQSVVSGPSISPNKSLLFTSNDQKKRYYKTKKHSRMNHTYIYNQKWDGYKPLKKSHIFPLNLKKEEGNSSHQLSSSPDLQEECLIMDPHNRHPGRLVGFKDRVAVKRVRRSDLETPVTEEDMDSYPDFLQKMTYVVLKKLDSSDKKDDYDSWDNNELCSYNTESPEDAYNSPTKKAVYPIFKDQTTEHQLSEDNGLHYSNSDGFYFEYYEDGEGDGYMHEICDADMENAESALPGHSSLFHWSDLALEKKSCPYCPATFETGVGLSNHVRGHLHRAGLTYEARHVVSPEQIATSDKMQHFRRTGTPTKRVRKVIEKSESPSEHTCALCGGWFDTKIGLSNHVRGHLKRLGKNKWDAHKSPICVLNEMLQCEEKYEQLLKILNNRRPFQRPAHRTFSAHRPSRNDSSKTNAASTEEHCNGLQNDAGSEQVFEEGLCPNECDETCQPGDKTFLFPEFVKVKKSGENKNSESSQKVNQTARKRMTQKCLHSLNEDCSLMCSSQKNFDFALHPGMSAKIKTCINCNTTFTSAVSLSNHMRAYSRKKSAGLLTGTGMPVVDCRQKKSRSRSGSKKKMLSLPHSADEVYVLRCRFCGLVFRGPLSVQEDWIKHLQRHIVNANLPRTGAGMVEVEPLLKKPPSITETNVPSLLIAEAAT; encoded by the exons ATGGAGGAGTCCCAAATAAGTGCTGAAAGTACTGATGCTAATGAACACCTCAAAGAGGACACCAATTTCAACTCTCTTGAGGAAAATGTATATACGAAAGTACAAGCCTGTGAATCCCCTGTTAAGAAAATTAGTTCATTGACTGTGCCTGAAGAACTATCAAGGGACAGGTCCGAGAAAGCCTTAAGCAAAGTTCAGGGTTCTCAATTAGTACAAGAAGGTGCTACTACTGTCTCTAGTGAAAATCCGGTCTTGCCTAAAGAAACAATTAATGGGCCAGTTTCATACACCTCAAATAAAACTTCCATCCTGAATACAGACAGTATTTCCTTTTCCACAGACCACCCTGTAGATCTGCAAACAAATTTGTGTTCATCTTCAAAGGTGGTTTATGATCTTCAACCTACAAAGAACTCTGTACAGATGTCAAGTCAGCAAGTTTTATTCTTGCTACCTGATGTAGCACATGCCAAGAAAGAAACCCATTCCAACCTTAAACATCCTACCTCCTCTTTAATTGGTTGTGAAACATCTAATGGGGATAGCGTAACATCAGATAGCACATTAGTAGGGCTGATAGATGAATATGGAGATATGAAAACTTTTTCTGTGAATGAGATGCAAAATCAGATGCAAAGTTGCTCTAGTGGCGTTGATTCTGTGGAAGCAAACAATGCTAATTTCAATACCGACAGGGACTcggtaaataatgaaaaaacagagGAGACGGAAAAGAACTGTGTTGTAAGGGTACAGAAAAAGCGTAAGCGAAAAATGGATGGTAGTAAAATAACTCGTTGCTATTCGGAAGATGCTTATAGTGATGTAAATATGTCGAAGAAGTCAAAGCtattaaacatacatataatGGAAAACAGTGATGAAGAGCAAGTGATAGCTCCGCACAAGTATGAATTAATAAAGATCAAGTCTGAATCTTCTCTTGATGACACAGAAGAACATCTTCCAAAAGAAGCTATAGAGGCATTCAATCATTATGTGTATAGCCCTGTTTGTGACTATTCCGGGGAGACTTCACCAGTTCATGTAGatccatttttttccagtgacataCAAAGTTGTGAGTCACAGTCACCACCAACATGCACTAGTGATCAAGAGCCATCCTTTTACCCTTGCACAAAGTGCAATGTGAATTTTAGGGAGAAGAAACACCTTCATAGACACATGATGTATCACTTAGATGGGAATAATCACTTTCGACACCTTAATGTTCCACGGCCATATGCTTGTAGGGAGTGTGGGAGAACTTTTAGAGACCGAAATTCACTTCTTAAACATATGATTATTCATCAGGAACGACGGCAGAAACTGATGGAGGAGATTCGTGAACTGAAAGAGCTCCAAGATGAAGGCAGAAGTGCCCGTCTGCAGTGCCCACAGTGTGTGTTTGGAACCAACTGCCCAAAGACTTTTGTGCAGCATGCCAAAACCCATGAGAAAGACAAGCGATATTACTGCTGTGAGGAGTGCAACTTTATGGCTGTTACTGAAAATGAATTGGAGTGTCATAGAGGTATTGCTCATGGAGCTGTGGTAAAATGTTCCGTTTTAACTTCTGATCTACCCCAAAGGAAGTATCAGAAAAAGAccttaaaaaattcatattttctttcttctaaaaaGCCCACACCTTTTAACTGTAAGATATGTCCATTTACTGCACCAACCcgctatattttaaaaaagcacatgGAATATGTACATCCATCATCTTCCTTGGACCAGTTTAATGGTCCCATTGTTATTAAACAAGAACCATTTTCAGATAATGAACTTGAATCTGAGAATAAAGAGTTTGCAAACCCCCCTTCTTTTCCAAAGAATTCTGTCTTAAAGCAGGATGCGAAGAGACCGTATGGGTCCATTGGTCAAAGTAACAGTTTTACAAAGTTGTATAGAAAACACAAGATACAGAAAGCTCGAAAAAGTGCTGCTCAGTCTGTTGTCAGTGGTCCTTCAATATCCCCAAATAAATCTCTGCTTTTCACTAGCAATGACCAAAAAAAGAGGTACTATAAAACTAAAAAGCATTCAAGGATGAATCATACCTATATATACAATCAAAAGTGGGATGGCTACAAAcccttaaaaaaatcacacattttccCACTGAACTTAAAGAAGGAAGAGGGTAATTCTTCACATCAGCTTTCCAGTTCACCTGATCTTCAGGAAGAATGCTTAATTATGGATCCTCATAACCGACACCCAGGTAGACTAGTTGGCTTCAAAGACAGGGTAGCAGTTAAAAGGGTGCGGAGATCAGACCTTGAAACGCCAGTCACGGAAGAAGATATGGATAGTTACCCTGACTTCCTTCAAAAAATGACTTATGTTGTACTAAAAAAACTTGACTCGTCTGATAAAAAGGACGACTATGATTCATGGGACAATAATGAGCTTTGCAGTTACAACACAGAATCACCAGAGGATGCATATAATAGTCCAACAAAAAAAGCAGTTTACCCAATTTTTAAAGACCAAACAACAGAACATCAGCTCAGTGAAGACAATGGTTTACATTACAGTAATAGTGATGGGTTTTACTTTGAGTATTACGAAGATGGTGAGGGAGATGGTTACATGCATGAAATATGTGATGCCGACATGGAGAATGCAGAATCTGCATTACCAGGGCATAGTTCTTTATTCCACTGGAGTGATTTAGCTCTTGAAAAAAAGTCTTGCCCATACTGTCCTGCTACTTTTGAAACAGGTGTTGGATTATCGAATCATGTTCGTGGACATTTACACAGAGCCGGATTAACTTACGAAGCTCGCCATGTGGTGTCCCCAGAGCAGATTGCCACAAGTGATAAAATGCAGCACTTTAGGAGGACAGGAACGCCTACTAAGCGTGTAAGGAAAG TAATCGAGAAGTCGGAGAGCCCTTCTGAGCACACGTGTGCACTGTGTGGAGGCTGGTTTGATACGAAAATTGGATTATCAAACCATGTTCGAGGTCACCTGAAAAGACttggaaaaaataaatgggaTGCACACAAATCACCCATATGTGTTCTGAATGAAATGCTGCAATGTGAAGAAAAGTATGAACAACTCCTAAAGATTCTTAACAATAGGCGCCCATTTCAAAGACCAGCTCACAGAACCTTCTCAGCACACAGGCCTTCCAGAAATGACTCCTCTAAAACCAATGCTGCATCTACCGAAGAACACTGCAATGGCTTACAAAATGATGCTGGATCTGAGCAGGTATTTGAGGAAGGGCTGTGCCCAAATGAATGTGATGAAACTTGTCAACCTggggataaaacatttttgttccctgaatttgttaaagtaaaaaaatcaggtgaaaataaaaactcAGAATCTTCTCAAAAGGTCAATCAAACTGCAAGAAAGAGGATGACACAAAAATGCCTTCATTCTTTAAATGAAGATTGTTCATTGATGTGCAGTTCGCAGAAGAACTTTGATTTTGCCTTGCATCCAG GTATGTCAGCAAAGATCAAAACCTGTATAAACTGCAATACGACCTTTACAAGTGCAGTTAGTCTATCTAACCATATGCGTGCATATTCCCGGAAGAAGAGTGCTGGTCTCCTAACTGGAACAGGTATGCCAG TTGTGGACTGCAGGCAAAAGAAGTCAAGATCACGGTCTGGAAGCAAGAAGAAAATGCTCTCTTTGCCACACAGTGCAGATGAAGTTTATGTTTTGAGATGCAG gTTCTGTGGGCTAGTCTTTCGTGGACCTCTATCTGTACAAGAAGATTGGATAAAGCATCTGCAACGCCACATTGTCAATGCAAACCTTCCACGGACTGGAGCTGGAATGGTTGAAGTGGAACCGCTTTTAAAGAAACCCCCTTCAATTACTGAAACAAATGTCCCTTCTTTATTAATAGCTGAAGCTGCCACATAA